Proteins from one Romboutsia sp. CE17 genomic window:
- a CDS encoding MarR family winged helix-turn-helix transcriptional regulator: MKNTTEEILNTLLVQLFNDILHIEEKAMKNTEFTNLSITEIHTIEAIGTEGNRTMGEIAHDLRITVGTLTTAINRLIKKGYAERKRIEEDRRVVLVSLTEKGKEVFDVHSIFHKEMIDAILENFQGSELDVLTKALGKANRFFERKYQSFQ; this comes from the coding sequence ATGAAAAATACAACAGAAGAAATATTAAATACATTATTGGTACAATTATTTAACGATATATTGCATATAGAAGAAAAAGCCATGAAAAATACAGAGTTTACTAATTTATCTATTACAGAGATTCATACTATAGAAGCTATTGGAACAGAAGGAAATCGAACTATGGGAGAAATAGCACATGATTTAAGAATAACTGTAGGTACACTTACAACAGCTATTAATAGACTTATTAAAAAAGGATACGCTGAGAGAAAAAGAATAGAAGAAGATAGAAGAGTTGTTCTTGTTAGTTTAACAGAAAAGGGTAAAGAAGTTTTTGATGTGCATAGTATTTTCCATAAAGAAATGATAGATGCAATACTTGAAAACTTCCAAGGATCAGAATTAGACGTTTTAACAAAAGCTCTAGGAAAAGCAAATAGATTCTTTGAAAGAAAATATCAAAGCTTCCAATAG
- a CDS encoding acetyl-CoA carboxylase carboxyltransferase subunit alpha: MQNKDDLIWNKVNTARHKDRPNSRFYIENIFDEFIELHGDRSFGDDKAIVGGIGKINNFNVTIIGINKGKDTKENIETNFGMVHPEGYKKALRLMKQAEKFKRPIICFVDTPGAFCGLGAEERGQGYAIAQNLMEMSSLKTPIISIIIGEGGSGGALALAVGDKVYMLENSIYSILSPEGFASILWKDVSKSKKAASAMKITSEDLKEFNIIDDIIYEPENGAHENPEEIAKNIKEHILNDLEELISIDYDELLNNRYNKFRKIGK; the protein is encoded by the coding sequence ATGCAAAATAAAGATGATTTAATTTGGAATAAAGTAAACACTGCTAGACATAAAGATAGACCTAATTCTAGATTTTATATAGAAAATATATTCGATGAATTTATTGAACTTCATGGAGATAGATCATTTGGAGATGATAAAGCGATAGTAGGTGGAATAGGCAAGATAAATAATTTTAATGTAACTATAATTGGTATAAATAAAGGTAAAGATACTAAAGAAAATATAGAAACAAATTTTGGAATGGTTCATCCTGAAGGATATAAAAAAGCATTAAGATTAATGAAACAAGCAGAAAAATTTAAAAGACCAATTATATGTTTTGTAGATACGCCAGGTGCATTTTGTGGGCTTGGAGCAGAAGAGAGAGGTCAAGGGTATGCTATTGCACAAAACTTAATGGAAATGAGTAGTTTAAAAACGCCTATTATTTCTATAATAATTGGAGAAGGTGGAAGTGGTGGAGCTTTAGCACTAGCTGTTGGTGATAAGGTTTATATGTTAGAAAATTCAATATATTCTATTTTATCCCCTGAAGGATTTGCTTCTATATTATGGAAAGATGTAAGTAAATCTAAGAAGGCAGCATCTGCTATGAAAATAACTTCAGAGGATTTAAAAGAGTTTAATATAATAGACGATATAATTTATGAACCAGAAAATGGGGCTCATGAAAATCCAGAAGAAATAGCTAAAAATATTAAAGAGCATATTTTAAATGATTTAGAGGAATTAATAAGTATAGATTATGATGAATTATTAAATAATAGATATAATAAATTTAGAAAAATAGGAAAATAA